The proteins below are encoded in one region of Hordeum vulgare subsp. vulgare chromosome 3H, MorexV3_pseudomolecules_assembly, whole genome shotgun sequence:
- the LOC123440690 gene encoding uncharacterized protein LOC123440690: MAGARNNELRMTLLGLALLGLLLLSHTAEPVEAATGVGKDSFSMNGGAGGRSLNSFSMNHAEGGKGGKGGEASTAAGDF, encoded by the coding sequence ATGGCGGGCGCAAGGAACAACGAGCTGCGCATGACCCTGCTCGGCCTGGCCCTGCTAGGCCTCCTGCTTCTCAGCCACACCGCGGAGCCGGTGGAGGCCGCCACGGGCGTGGGCAAGGACAGCTTCTCCATGaacggcggcgccggcggccgcAGCCTCAACAGCTTCAGCATGAACCACGCCGAGGGCGGCAAGGGCGGCAAAGGGGGGGAAGCCAGCACCGCTGCCGGCGACTTCTGA